One Spinacia oleracea cultivar Varoflay chromosome 4, BTI_SOV_V1, whole genome shotgun sequence DNA segment encodes these proteins:
- the LOC110782646 gene encoding protein trichome birefringence-like 36: MSTKKMNLMELSSTINSSWKLCLTGSLFGCIFLIFFLNQNDHNLSLFTARNTVQVFDEAEAPMSSSWSSWSTMISDPPKPSTIISLYNPPILASSLINEIPKPGNFSSTPIEQPKSTHTENLNIPFERSEKAINNTSDPKKCNMFDGRWVYKPDENPYYDSNTCPFVEEKMSCRKNGRPDFEYERWRWEANHCDIPLFNGRDMLERLRNKRVIIVGDSLNRNMWESLSCLLYSSVPSSRVEVEAKGSQYKVLKAKDYNTIVEFHWSPFLVEFDVNHKTGKNVLLLDKLSPNAKLWRGADVMVFNSAHWWTHKGKYKKWDFIKYKGQLLEEMPVEVAYERGMKTWAKWVEKNVDSTKTKVFFRSVSAQHNGRRGCYNVTWPIIIDEDHQGYINHFPKQLITKIENVINGINKVKVNYLNITKLSEYRIDAHPSLYRSSWKWKLYTTKYKRLIPSYADCSHWCLPGLPDTWNRLLYASLFFDTSRNTSTF; encoded by the exons ATGAGCACAAAAAAGATGAATCTTATGGAGTTAAGTTCAACCATTAACAGCTCATGGAAACTCTGTTTAACAGGAAGCTTATTTGGTTGCATTTTCCTCATCTTTTTTCTCAATCAAAATGACCATAATCTTAGCTTATTTACTGCTAGAAACACAGTTCAAGTATTTGATGAAGCAGAGGCACCTATGTCGTCGTCGTGGTCTAGTTGGTCTACCATGATTTCCGACCCTCCGAAACCGTCTACCATAATAAGCCTGTATAATCCACCTATTCTAGCTAGCAGCTTGATTAATGAAATCCCGAAGCCTGGTAATTTTAGCTCTACTCCAATAGAACAACCAAAGTCAACTCATACAGAAAACCTCAATATCCCATTTGAAAGATCAGAAAAAGCAATAAACAATACTAGTGATCCGAAAAAGTGCAATATGTTTGATGGGAGATGGGTTTACAAGCCCGATGAGAATCCTTATTATGATTCAAATACATGTCCGTTCGTGGAAGAAAAGATGAGCTGTCGTAAGAATGGAAGGCCAGATTTCGAGTATGAGAGGTGGCGATGGGAAGCTAATCATTGCGATATACCATT aTTTAATGGAAGAGATATGCTTGAAAGGCTTAGAAACAAGAGGGTGATTATAGTTGGAGATTCACTAAACAGAAATATGTGGGAGTCCCTTTCTTGCCTCTTATATTCCTCTGTTCCTTCTTCAAGAGTTGAAGTTGAAGCTAAAGGTTCACAATATAAAGTGTTGAAAGCAAAG GATTATAATACGATAGTTGAGTTTCACTGGAGCCCATTTCTGGTGGAATTTGATGTAAATCATAAAACTGGGAAAAACGTTCTTTTGCTGGATAAGCTTTCACCTAATGCCAAACTATGGCGAGGGGCTGATGTTATGGTATTCAACTCAGCGCATTGGTGGACTCACAAAGGAAAATACAAAAA GTGGGATTTTATAAAATACAAAGGACAACTACTAGAGGAGATGCCCGTAGAGGTAGCATATGAAAGGGGCATGAAAACATGGGCAAAATGGGTTGAAAAGAATGTAGACTCGACCAAAACAAAGGTGTTCTTTAGGAGCGTCTCTGCACAACACAATGGAAGGAGAGGGTGTTACAATGTAACCTGGCCTATAATTATAGATGAAGATCATCAAGGCTATATAAACCACTTTCCGAAACAGTTGATTACTAAAATCGAGAATGTGATCAATGGAATAAACAAAGTAAAAGTGAACTACTTGAACATTACCAAGCTTTCCGAATATAGAATTGATGCACATCCTTCCTTATATAGGAGCAGTTGGAAATGGAAGCTTTATACTACAAAATATAAGAGGTTAATTCCATCTTATGCTGATTGTAGTCATTGGTGTCTTCCTGGTTTACCAGATACTTGGAATCGTTTATTGTATGCTTCACTTTTCTTTGATACTTCAAGGAATACGTCAACTTTTtaa
- the LOC110782647 gene encoding protein trichome birefringence-like 4 isoform X1: protein MELISTIKDTWKIFLLGGIISCFMLLLLLHANNENASLNPGHARTSVVGNFPQLSGESEAITSSSSSMVADDINPSIFTTSTMIAKAPEPSIFSTPSPPPLPSNFVKAPEPSIFSTPSPPPLPSNFVKAPEPSIFTISSPPPLPSNFVKAPKPSIFSTPSPPPLPSNFVKAPKPSIFTISSPPPLPSNFVKAPEPSIFSTPSPPPLPSNFVKAPEPSIFSTPSPPPLPSNFVKAPEPSIFSTPSPPPLPSNFVKAPEPSIFSTPSPPPLPSNFVKAPEPSIFSTPSPPPLPTNFVKTPEPSIFTTSSPPPLASNIFEAPKSTVFTTPSTPSENLNAPKKAEKKCNIYDGRWVYKADAEPSYCPLKCPFVEEKMSCKKNGRPDLEYEKWVWKPRDCDIPMLNGTDLVERFRNKRIVLVGDSLNRNMWESLCCTLYSHIPYPSLKAQIYYENLHGRTFLKVKEDYNFTIEFIWSPFFVELNKTHESGKKVLVLDKLVNPELWLNADVLIFNSGHHWNQMPPKKAWDIFEYKGKLIEKLPLHQALTRALRTWSNWMETNIDPKKTTVFFRSVSVEHISAFYKQHCGSRTQPMRDDEPYKFIFPRNLMHVIENVIKGMKNTQVKYMNITKSTEYRIDAHPSIYRFNDWKIRTINSNKNDKRYQPITPDCGHWCLPGVPDTWNRLLYASLFFDNYVDVSTS, encoded by the exons ATGGAGTTGATTTCCACCATTAAAGACACTTGGAAAATCTTCTTACTTGGAGGCATAATTAGTTGCTTTATGCTTCTCCTTCTTCTCCATGCAAATAATGAAAATGCGAGTCTTAATCCCGGCCACGCTAGAACTTCCGTGGTCGGGAATTTCCCACAGTTGTCCGGTGAATCCGAGGCGATTACGTCGTCGTCGTCTAGTATGGTTGCAGATGATATAAACCCTTCTATTTTTACTACCTCGACCATGATTGCTAAGGCTCCGGAGCCTTCTATTTTTAGTACTCCTAGTCCACCACCTTTACCTAGCAACTTTGTTAAGGCCCCGGAACCTTCTATTTTTAGTACCCCTAGTCCACCACCTTTACCTAGCAACTTTGTTAAGGCCCCGGAACCTTCTATTTTTACTATTTCAAGTCCACCACCTTTACCTAGCAACTTTGTTAAGGCCCCGAAACCTTCTATTTTTAGTACTCCTAGTCCACCACCTTTACCTAGCAACTTTGTTAAGGCCCCGAAACCTTCTATTTTTACTATTTCAAGTCCACCACCTTTACCTAGCAACTTTGTTAAGGCCCCGGAACCTTCTATTTTTAGTACTCCTAGTCCACCACCTTTACCTAGCAACTTTGTTAAGGCCCCGGAACCTTCTATTTTTAGTACTCCTAGTCCACCACCTTTACCTAGCAACTTTGTTAAGGCCCCGGAACCTTCTATTTTTAGTACTCCTAGTCCACCACCTTTACCTAGCAACTTTGTTAAGGCCCCGGAACCTTCTATTTTTAGTACTCCTAGTCCACCACCTTTACCTAGCAACTTTGTTAAGGCCCCGGAACCTTCTATTTTTAGTACTCCTAGTCCACCACCTTTACCTACCAACTTTGTTAAGACCCCGGAACCTTCTATTTTTACTACTTCAAGTCCACCACCTTTAGCTAGCAACATTTTTGAGGCTCCCAAATCTACTGTCTTTACTACTCCCAGTACACCATCGGAGAACCTTAATGCACCAAAGAAGGCTGAAAAGAAGTGCAACATCTATGATGGGAGATGGGTTTATAAGGCGGATGCAGAACCTAGCTATTGTCCCTTGAAGTGCCCATTTGTTGAGGAGAAGATGAGCTGCAAGAAGAATGGGAGACCAGATTTGGAGTATGAAAAGTGGGTTTGGAAACCAAGAGATTGTGACATTCCAAT GCTGAATGGAACGGACTTGGTAGAAAGATTTAGAAACAAGAGAATCGTGTTAGTAGGAGACTCACTCAACAGAAATATGTGGGAATCTCTTTGTTGTACTTTGTATTCTCACATTCCCTATCCTTCCTTAAAAGCTCAAATCTATTATGAAAACCTACATGGTCGGACCTTCTTAAAAGTTAAG GAGGACTATAATTTCACTATAGAGTTTATTTGGAGCCCATTTTTTGTTGAACTCAACAAAACTCATGAAAGTGGCAAAAAAGTTCTTGTGCTCGACAAGCTAGTCAATCCCGAGCTATGGTTAAATGCTGATGTTCTGATATTCAACTCAGGTCACCACTGGAATCAAATGCCTCCCAAAAAAGC ATGGGACATATTCGAATACAAAGGGAAGTTGATCGAAAAATTGCCCCTACACCAAGCATTGACAAGGGCCTTGAGAACATGGTCAAATTGGATGGAAACAAACATAGACCCAAAGAAAACAACCGTTTTCTTTCGAAGTGTCTCAGTCGAACACATATCTGCATTCTATAAGCAACATTGTGGAAGTAGAACACAACCCATGAGGGATGATGAACCTTATAAGTTTATATTCCCTAGGAATTTAATGCACGTTATTGAAAACGTGATTAAAGGAATGAAAAATACACAGGTGAAATACATGAACATTACTAAATCGACTGAGTATAGAATAGATGCACATCCTTCTATTTATAGATTTAATGATTGGAAGATACGTACTATAAATAGTAACAAGAATGATAAACGTTATCAACCAATTACTCCTGATTGTGGTCATTGGTGCCTTCCTGGAGTACCTGATACTTGGAATAGATTGTTGTATGCTTCTTTGTTTTTTGATAATTATGTGGATGTGTCTACTTCTTAG
- the LOC110782647 gene encoding extensin-2 isoform X2, with translation MELISTIKDTWKIFLLGGIISCFMLLLLLHANNENASLNPGHARTSVVGNFPQLSGESEAITSSSSSMVADDINPSIFTTSTMIAKAPEPSIFSTPSPPPLPSNFVKAPEPSIFSTPSPPPLPSNFVKAPEPSIFTISSPPPLPSNFVKAPKPSIFSTPSPPPLPSNFVKAPKPSIFTISSPPPLPSNFVKAPEPSIFSTPSPPPLPSNFVKAPEPSIFSTPSPPPLPSNFVKAPEPSIFSTPSPPPLPSNFVKAPEPSIFSTPSPPPLPSNFVKAPEPSIFSTPSPPPLPTNFVKTPEPSIFTTSSPPPLASNIFEAPKSTVFTTPSTPSENLNAPKKAEKKCNIYDGRWVYKADAEPSYCPLKCPFVEEKMSCKKNGRPDLEYEKWVWKPRDCDIPMLNGTDLVERFRNKRIVLVGDSLNRNMWESLCCTLYSHIPYPSLKAQIYYENLHGRTFLKVKEDYNFTIEFIWSPFFVELNKTHESGKKVLVLDKLVNPELWLNADVLIFNSGHHWNQMPPKKAV, from the exons ATGGAGTTGATTTCCACCATTAAAGACACTTGGAAAATCTTCTTACTTGGAGGCATAATTAGTTGCTTTATGCTTCTCCTTCTTCTCCATGCAAATAATGAAAATGCGAGTCTTAATCCCGGCCACGCTAGAACTTCCGTGGTCGGGAATTTCCCACAGTTGTCCGGTGAATCCGAGGCGATTACGTCGTCGTCGTCTAGTATGGTTGCAGATGATATAAACCCTTCTATTTTTACTACCTCGACCATGATTGCTAAGGCTCCGGAGCCTTCTATTTTTAGTACTCCTAGTCCACCACCTTTACCTAGCAACTTTGTTAAGGCCCCGGAACCTTCTATTTTTAGTACCCCTAGTCCACCACCTTTACCTAGCAACTTTGTTAAGGCCCCGGAACCTTCTATTTTTACTATTTCAAGTCCACCACCTTTACCTAGCAACTTTGTTAAGGCCCCGAAACCTTCTATTTTTAGTACTCCTAGTCCACCACCTTTACCTAGCAACTTTGTTAAGGCCCCGAAACCTTCTATTTTTACTATTTCAAGTCCACCACCTTTACCTAGCAACTTTGTTAAGGCCCCGGAACCTTCTATTTTTAGTACTCCTAGTCCACCACCTTTACCTAGCAACTTTGTTAAGGCCCCGGAACCTTCTATTTTTAGTACTCCTAGTCCACCACCTTTACCTAGCAACTTTGTTAAGGCCCCGGAACCTTCTATTTTTAGTACTCCTAGTCCACCACCTTTACCTAGCAACTTTGTTAAGGCCCCGGAACCTTCTATTTTTAGTACTCCTAGTCCACCACCTTTACCTAGCAACTTTGTTAAGGCCCCGGAACCTTCTATTTTTAGTACTCCTAGTCCACCACCTTTACCTACCAACTTTGTTAAGACCCCGGAACCTTCTATTTTTACTACTTCAAGTCCACCACCTTTAGCTAGCAACATTTTTGAGGCTCCCAAATCTACTGTCTTTACTACTCCCAGTACACCATCGGAGAACCTTAATGCACCAAAGAAGGCTGAAAAGAAGTGCAACATCTATGATGGGAGATGGGTTTATAAGGCGGATGCAGAACCTAGCTATTGTCCCTTGAAGTGCCCATTTGTTGAGGAGAAGATGAGCTGCAAGAAGAATGGGAGACCAGATTTGGAGTATGAAAAGTGGGTTTGGAAACCAAGAGATTGTGACATTCCAAT GCTGAATGGAACGGACTTGGTAGAAAGATTTAGAAACAAGAGAATCGTGTTAGTAGGAGACTCACTCAACAGAAATATGTGGGAATCTCTTTGTTGTACTTTGTATTCTCACATTCCCTATCCTTCCTTAAAAGCTCAAATCTATTATGAAAACCTACATGGTCGGACCTTCTTAAAAGTTAAG GAGGACTATAATTTCACTATAGAGTTTATTTGGAGCCCATTTTTTGTTGAACTCAACAAAACTCATGAAAGTGGCAAAAAAGTTCTTGTGCTCGACAAGCTAGTCAATCCCGAGCTATGGTTAAATGCTGATGTTCTGATATTCAACTCAGGTCACCACTGGAATCAAATGCCTCCCAAAAAAGC GGTTTAA